Part of the Rothia mucilaginosa genome, GGCCCGTGCGGCCTGGTGGTCGGTGCGACCGTCGGCCAGGCGCTGGTTGACCTGGGTATTGACCTGGGTTCCTTCAACGGCCCGATTCTGTCGCCGGGTTACGGTGCGCAGGGCGCTTCGGCGGCTGATCTATACCGCGTGTTTGCTGGCGTTGAGTCGCAGGTGCTGGTGAATTCTAGCCGTGGCGTGCTGGCCGCTGGTCCCTCGGTTGAGGGCCTGGCGCAGGCTGCGCAGGCGGCTCGTGATGACCTGTTGGCGGCTCGCGGCGCATAGTTCGCGTGTTGCGTGAGGGGCGTGTGCTCCGGGTGGATTCTGTTGAGGGTCTGCTCGGGGTGCGCGCCCCTTTTGCGTACCCCTCGTGCGTGCCTGTTTTATCGCATTTTTTCGGTACACCCGCATGCATAATTTTGCCGCCGTGCACTCGCGCCGATGCGAGTTTGCTCACCTCTGTAGCGGGGGAGTGCGCCCGCTCTATGAGGTGCGTGCGTGGCTCCACTTTTGATAGGGCGAATACTCCGCTATGCTATAGGGGTACTCCCTGATATTTACGTGCTGACGTGCGTAGACGCATTGTTGGTGCGAGGGTGAGTGCCGCGGGTGGAACGAGGATTCTCGTGTCATCCGTGTTACATTAGTTGATAAGTAAAATTCTATAACTCGCAGAAATGGGGGACCCAACCATGCCGCTGACTCCGCTAACTGAGGATGCGCGCGCCTCCGCCCGCGAGAAGGCAGTACTTGCCCGAGCACACCGCCAGGAAATTAAGCGTGCACTGAGTGACCGTGAACTTTCCGTGCGTCAGGTGCTCGACATGGTCGATTCCGACCCTGCACTGGCTAAAATGCCGGTGGGGCAGATGTTGCGCGCACTTCCGGGCATTGGTGCCGTTCGAGCTGAACGCATCATTGAAGAACTTCATATTGCACCGACTCGCCGCCTTGGCGGCCTTGGTGTACACCAGCGTCGCAAGATGGTGGAGTACTTCAACCGTAATTCGCGGTATTTGAACCGTGCACGTCGCAGGACTAATACTCTGCCTCCTGAATCTTCTCAGCCCTAATACCTCGTGCCTTCAGCCGATGAAGGTGCAGTAAGGAAGCTATGTCTCAGCCGACTCTCACCGTACTGGCTGGCCCCACTGCTGTTGGCAAGGGTACGGTGTGCCAGTACATTCGTGAGAACTACCCGAACGTGTGGTTCTCTGTTTCCGCTACCACTCGTGATCCTCGCCCCGGTGAGGTTGACGGTACTCACTACTATTTCGTTTCGATGGAAGAGTTTGACCAGATGATTGCTGACGGTCAGATGCTTGAGTACGCTGTGGTGCACGGTAAGAACAAGTACGGTACTCCGCGCGCTAAGGTCCAGGAGGCTCTGGATGCTGGCCGCCCGGTGATCCTTGAGATTGACCTGCAGGGTGCTCGCCAGATTCGCGAGACCATGCCTGATGCTCGCCTGATTTTCTTGGCTCCTCCGAGCTGGGATGAGCTGGTGTCGCGTCTGGTGGGTCGAGGTACCGAGAGTGAGCAGGAGCAAGCTCGTCGCCTTGAAACCGCGAAGGTTGAGCTGGCTGCTGAGAAGGAATTTGACGTCACGGTCGTCAACGACTCTGTTGAGCGTGCGGCGAAGGAGATTGCTGAGCTGATTGGCGCCGCCTAATCTGCATGCTTTGCGTTTGCGGTGGGGCTAGAGTTTCTTCCGACCTGTAGTTCTGCCGCGAGGCGTTGTGAAGGGTGGGGTTTCGAAGAGTTTTCTTCGGGCCCCACCTTTTTCTATGGG contains:
- the mihF gene encoding integration host factor, actinobacterial type, whose amino-acid sequence is MPLTPLTEDARASAREKAVLARAHRQEIKRALSDRELSVRQVLDMVDSDPALAKMPVGQMLRALPGIGAVRAERIIEELHIAPTRRLGGLGVHQRRKMVEYFNRNSRYLNRARRRTNTLPPESSQP
- the gmk gene encoding guanylate kinase, with protein sequence MSQPTLTVLAGPTAVGKGTVCQYIRENYPNVWFSVSATTRDPRPGEVDGTHYYFVSMEEFDQMIADGQMLEYAVVHGKNKYGTPRAKVQEALDAGRPVILEIDLQGARQIRETMPDARLIFLAPPSWDELVSRLVGRGTESEQEQARRLETAKVELAAEKEFDVTVVNDSVERAAKEIAELIGAA